The Meles meles chromosome 6, mMelMel3.1 paternal haplotype, whole genome shotgun sequence genome has a window encoding:
- the PPM1A gene encoding protein phosphatase 1A, protein MGAFLDKPKMEKHNAQGQGNGLRYGLSSMQGWRVEMEDAHTAVIGLPSGLETWSFFAVYDGHAGSQVAKYCCEHLLDHITNNQDFKGSAGAPSVENVKNGIRTGFLEIDEHMRVMSEKKHGADRSGSTAVGVLISPQHTYFINCGDSRGLLCRNRKVHFFTQDHKPSNPLEKERIQNAGGSVMIQRVNGSLAVSRALGDFDYKCVHGKGPTEQLVSPEPEVHDIERSEEDDQFIILACDGIWDVMGNEELCDFVRSRLEVTDDLEKVCNEVVDTCLYKGSRDNMSVILICFPNAPKVSPEAVKKEAELDKYLESRVEEIIKKQGEGVPDLVHVMRTLASENIPSLPPGGELASKRNVIEAVYNRLNPYKNDDTDSTSTDDMW, encoded by the exons ATGGGAGCATTTTTAGACAAgccaaagatggaaaaacataaTGCCCAGGGGCAGGGTAATGGGTTGCGGTATGGGCTAAGCAGCATGCAAGGTTGGCGAGTTGAAATGGAGGATGCACATACGGCTGTGATCGGTTTGCCAAGTGGACTTGAAACATGGTCATTCTTTGCTGTGTATGATGGGCATGCTGGTTCTCAGGTTGCCAAATACTGCTGTGAGCATTTGTTAGATCACATCACCAATAACCAGGATTTTAAAGGGTCTGCAGGAGCACCTTCTGTGGAAAATGTAAAGAATGGAATCAGAACAGGTTTTCTGGAGATTGATGAACACATGAGAGTTATGTCAGAGAAGAAACATGGTGCAGATAGAAGTGGGTCAACAGCTGTGGGTGTCTTAATTTCTCCTCAACATACTTATTTCATTAACTGTGGAGACTCGAGAGGTTTACTTTGTAGAAACAGGAAAGTTCACTTCTTCACACAAGATCACAAACCAAGTAATCCATTGGAAAAAGAACGAATTCAGAATGCAGGTGGTTCTGTCATGATTCAGCGTGTGAATGGCTCTCTGGCTGTATCGAGGGCCCTTGGGGACTTTGATTACAAGTGTGTCCATGGAAAAGGTCCTACAGAGCAGCTTGTCTCACCAGAGCCTGAAGTCCATGATATTGAAAGATCTGAAGAAGATGATCAATTCATTATCCTTGcatgtgatggtatttgggaTGTTATGGGAAATGAAGAGCTCTGTGATTTTGTAAGATCCAGACTTGAAGTCACtgatgaccttgagaaagttTGCAATGAAGTAGTCGACACCTGTTTGTATAAG ggAAGTCGAGACAACATGAGTGTGATACTGATCTGTTTTCCAAATGCACCCAAAGTATCACCAGAAGCAGTGAAGAAGGAGGCAGAATTGGACAAGTACCTGGAAAGCAGAGTAGAAG AAATCATAAAGAAGCAGGGGGAAGGCGTCCCTGACTTAGTCCATGTGATGCGCACATTAGCAAGTGAGAAcatccccagcctcccaccaggGGGTGAATTGGCAAGCAA gcgGAATGTAATTGAAGCCGTTTACAATAGACTGAATCCTTACAAAAATGATGACACT GACTCTACGTCAACTGATGACATGTGGTAA